In one Microbacterium invictum genomic region, the following are encoded:
- a CDS encoding M28 family peptidase, which produces MPLTKRRIAAVTAAAAVVATMGLAAPAYAVPVADTPEKIVKAVKISQVMNHLKALQRIADDNDGNRASGLPGYDASVDYIVEELTRAGYTPEVQEFPFTYAEENSAMSREDPATTWVDGQDFLRNNFDSGSPEGTGTGPLVPVDFEPAFPADGTSTSGCEAEDFTGFPAGGVALVQRGSCDFSLKALNAQAAGASAVIVSNDGRAGLVGMIGDATGLTIPAVFASSEAGQDLYSTPGATVTVTVDYFAEERITYNVFAETNTGDDANVVMAGAHLDSVQAGAGINDNGSGSAALLETAIQMQRVEPTNTVRFAWWGAEEEGLLGADYYVSNLTPEEIDDIALYLNFDMIGSPNYVYGVYDGDNSSGTAPEGFIPAGSAEIEDVFEQFYASQGLPFQDTEFSGRSDYGPFIAVGIPAGGLFTGAEGIKTEEEAARFGGLAGVAYDPCYHQLCDNLTGEGQDEVLYKDLARSVKQRLTGNVNRTALDVNSDALASAIITFAFDTSSLAGGEGGADAAGGPSTPGGGFLHDHGHHTEAAAR; this is translated from the coding sequence ATGCCGCTCACGAAGCGCAGGATCGCGGCGGTCACCGCCGCCGCAGCCGTCGTCGCCACCATGGGGTTGGCCGCACCGGCGTACGCCGTGCCGGTCGCCGATACGCCGGAGAAGATCGTCAAGGCGGTCAAGATCAGCCAGGTGATGAACCACCTCAAGGCGCTGCAGCGCATCGCCGACGACAACGACGGCAATCGCGCGTCCGGACTGCCGGGCTACGACGCCTCGGTCGACTACATCGTGGAGGAGCTCACGCGTGCCGGGTACACCCCGGAGGTCCAGGAGTTCCCCTTCACGTATGCCGAGGAGAACAGCGCGATGAGCCGGGAGGATCCGGCCACGACATGGGTGGACGGGCAGGACTTCCTCCGCAACAACTTCGACAGCGGCAGCCCGGAGGGCACGGGCACCGGACCCCTCGTCCCCGTCGACTTCGAGCCCGCGTTCCCCGCCGACGGCACCAGCACGAGCGGCTGCGAGGCCGAGGACTTCACCGGCTTCCCCGCCGGCGGCGTCGCCCTGGTGCAGCGCGGCAGCTGCGACTTCTCGCTGAAGGCGCTGAACGCCCAGGCGGCGGGCGCGTCGGCGGTGATCGTCTCGAACGACGGTCGCGCGGGGCTCGTCGGCATGATCGGGGATGCCACGGGGCTGACCATCCCGGCCGTGTTCGCCTCGTCCGAGGCCGGTCAGGACCTCTACAGCACCCCCGGGGCAACGGTCACCGTGACCGTCGACTACTTCGCCGAGGAGCGCATCACCTACAACGTCTTCGCCGAGACCAACACCGGTGACGACGCCAACGTCGTCATGGCAGGGGCGCATCTCGACAGCGTCCAGGCCGGCGCCGGCATCAACGACAACGGCTCCGGCAGCGCCGCGCTCCTCGAGACGGCCATCCAGATGCAGCGGGTCGAACCCACCAACACCGTGCGCTTCGCCTGGTGGGGGGCTGAGGAGGAGGGTCTCCTCGGCGCCGACTACTACGTGTCGAACCTCACGCCGGAGGAGATCGACGACATCGCCCTGTACCTGAACTTCGACATGATCGGCTCGCCGAACTACGTCTACGGCGTGTACGACGGCGACAACTCCAGCGGCACGGCACCCGAGGGCTTCATCCCGGCCGGCTCCGCCGAGATCGAGGACGTCTTCGAGCAGTTCTACGCCTCGCAGGGCCTGCCGTTCCAGGACACCGAGTTCTCGGGGCGCTCCGACTACGGGCCCTTCATCGCCGTCGGCATCCCCGCCGGAGGCCTGTTCACCGGCGCCGAGGGCATCAAGACCGAGGAGGAAGCGGCGCGCTTCGGCGGGCTCGCGGGCGTCGCGTACGACCCGTGCTACCACCAGCTGTGCGACAACCTCACCGGTGAGGGCCAGGACGAGGTGCTCTACAAAGACCTCGCCCGCTCGGTCAAGCAGCGCCTGACGGGCAACGTCAACCGCACCGCGCTGGATGTGAACTCCGACGCGCTCGCGTCCGCGATCATCACGTTCGCATTCGACACCTCGAGCCTCGCCGGAGGCGAAGGCGGTGCGGATGCCGCGGGCGGTCCGTCGACGCCCGGTGGCGGATTCCTGCACGACCACGGGCACCACACCGAGGCGGCAGCGCGCTGA